One genomic window of Ictalurus punctatus breed USDA103 chromosome 23, Coco_2.0, whole genome shotgun sequence includes the following:
- the rab11al gene encoding RAB11a, member RAS oncogene family, like, translated as MTGREEEYDYLFKVVLIGDSGVGKSNLLSRFTRNEFNLESKSTIGVEFATRSIHVEGKTIKAQIWDTAGQERYRAITSAYYRGAVGALLVYDIAKHLTYENAERWLKELQDHADSNIVIMLVGNKSDLRHLRAVPTDEAKAFSEKHGLSFLETSALDSSNVELAFQTILTAIYRIVSQRQISGRGDSDFSPNSKVVPITVQPTQSSAKQGACCQNN; from the exons ATGACGGGTAGAGAAGAGGAATATGACTATCTTTTCAAAG TGGTGCTAATCGGAGACTCTGGAGTCGGGAAGAGCAACCTGCTGTCCCGCTTCACGCGGAACGAGTTCAACCTGGAGAGCAAGAGCACCATCGGTGTGGAGTTCGCCACTCGCAGCATTCACGTAGAGGGCAAGACGATCAAAGCCCAGATCTGGGACACCGCAGGCCAGGAGCGGTACCGTGCCATCACCTCAGC GTACTACCGCGGTGCAGTCGGCGCTCTCCTGGTGTACGACATCGCCAAGCACTTGACGTATGAAAATGCCGAGCGCTGGCTGAAAGAGCTGCAGGACCACGCCGACAGCAACATCGTCATCATGCTGGTGGGCAACAAGAGCGACCTGCGCCACCTACGGGCCGTGCCTACGGACGAGGCCAAGGCTTTCTCAG AGAAACACGGGCTTTCCTTCCTCGAGACTTCTGCTTTGGACTCCTCTAACGTAGAGCTCGCCTTCCAGACCATTCTCACAG CAATCTACCGCATCGTGTCTCAGAGGCAAATTTCGGGGCGCGGCGACAGCGACTTCTCCCCCAACTCCAAAGTCGTGCCCATCACGGTGCAGCCCACACAGAGCTCGGCCAAGCAAGGCGCCTGCTGCCAGAACAACTAA